TAAATAAACCCAGGGGTCCAGGATTTGGTTGAGCGATGCCAGGCGGATAGCGGTGAGGAAGAAGTTACAATCCTTCTGCAGTTCTACGTTTTGCAATAAACTGGACGATGTTTGCTTGCACTGGTGGGAGGATGTCTGAGTtgaaatcattttcagcatcatTATCTAATAAAAAAATGAGTAATACAGTGTTATTACCCaagaacaacagcagcaacactgCATTCATTGGGCCCTagtcacaaaactttaaggacatTTTTAAAGCCCCTTTTGATTAATTCAGTTGCAGTTTATGAAACCCTTTTCAGCTTTTTTTAGAGCGGGTTCGTTAGTTTATTCTCTTTCTTCAAAGCGCTGTTTAGCCTCAAAGAATGTTTATACACACTTCAGTCTTTAAAACAGAGTTTTATGAAAAGGACCCATGGTAAGATTCTGTAAGATGCCATTTGGAGGGAGAGGAttttactctccaggtgaaatgaactTGGAAATGTATGTGTACCACTTTCTTTACTCTAGTATCAGATGTCATTTTTACAAAGAAAATAGTACCGCCCAGTGTTAAACATTTGATCAAAATTCACATTTAATATGCAGCTCTTCTGTTTTAATACACGTTGTGGTCAATCACTGGCGGTTTGCTATTAGTAActaataactataataataaaccacTGGGCTCCCCATTCCAATACCTAGTCAATGCACTTGTATTTGACTATAATGTAATTTCCTATTTCAGTTACAGCTTATCAACAAGACAGTACCTGTCAGgccatttttctaacttgttgtCTTATTACTGTAATTTCTGTGTACACTTTGTTCAGATGAATCATTCCTAACAACACCTCTAGAAAATGTCTGCTGCACAATGCAAATAAATCATCACCCAATCAAATCAACCACGGTGGATTTGTctgtataaaatatttaataactgGCGTCTAAACGTGCTAACGTCGAGCTCATCGAATCATTGGTATCTTCAGCTAAAGTAGCACAGCAGTTGCTGGCAGTTTAAATTTACCTTACATTTTCTTTGTGcgcgtttgtttgtttaaactctcCAACGCTATCTTGTACTTAAACATATGGCCTGAATCAACGTTTATTAAAAGGAACCAAACATTtacttacagaaaaaaaaaaaaaaaacttaccaggAGGGGGGACCAGCAGGCAAAAAGCACGCACATAATCCCCATCAACTGAATGACAGTCTCCACAGTTAGTCTCTCCCACTGCTTGCCCGACTGAGAAGCCGCTGGTTTAGCTTTACATCGAGATACTAGGGCTTTGATAGTTACAGCATTGCAAGCGAAAGTCACAATTAATGAACATATGCCAAGAATAGCAAATATTGAAGCAAAAAATGTATTGCCTGTAATCTGACCGTCACCGGTACTGATAAAGCACCACGTCCCCGGCCACTGCAAGGTGTATTCCCCAACTCCAACTATCGGGAGAAGGGCAAACACTAACACGCAACCCCAGATGCTAGTTAATGCCATTTTAGTGATAGCTGTTCGCATGTTGTTCGAATACCAGTGAGGGGTTCTAATGGCTAATGTCCTTTCGACTGCCATAGTACTAGCTAAAAACAAAGGACACAGTCCGAACATGGTCATGCAAACCCCGAAGAAGGCGCACAGCTTCCCCGACGGGTCTATCCGATCCCACTGCCTAttggatagatagacagatactaCTATAGGGCTTGTGAGAAGCTGTCCAAATAGGTCGGTTAATGCCAGAGATCCTATGCAAAGCAAAAAAgactttttccttttgttttcctTCTTCCGATACGAGTTGTAAACCAGCAAGAGCGCTAGTGAATTGCCAACAATGCCCGTGATCATCATGGTTAAGGGGAAGGCAACCGAAACCGATCCGCAGTCAGCCGCCTTGGTTGCATTCACCTTCTCAGATTTGGAGTTGTTAGGGTCCCACATTGTGTCCACCGATGAATGATTCGAGACCTCTGTAAAACCACACCTGACAGAAGGCATCATTCCACTATGCCTCGCGCATAGTTAATCACCTTCCAGAACATCGCATTGAAGTTTCGGGACACATTTCCAGCACTGGCGCTCTGTTGGACACGAGAGCCCTTATAACCACAAGAGAGGCGTGTCTGAAGTCATCACGGCTGTAACTTCTGCATTTGGTACCATAGCAATGAGGATGAATAGATGCGCAACGTACATTCTCTATTATCTGGATCAAGCATAATCTGAATTGCATTGCCACAACAAACTATTTGAAATGTACACTCGTCTTCTTCTAACGTTGGCTACACATTTATTTGTGTCTATACTATTAAAAGTATATAACGTCTAAAGAATATTCTCTTAGATAATATGAACGGTAACCTATTCAGATAAAATCGTTATTTTGAGGATGGAGCGCCTGTTGCTATTGTCGACTATAGACTACTCCTGCACTCACTTTATCAACTGTTTAAAATGCGGAAAATTACAGAagtattgtaaaatataatactgtaccttACCAAATATGACAAACTATTTGAACACTTTAAAAAACTATTACAGTAGTATACAGTAGAAGTAGTGTTGTAATCTGGGATTCAaggtttgtattcattttaatcaaCTTTTTTCTCCATTATCTAAACGAATAATTTACTGTGGGTGTACCATGTCTGCGGGACTTTGCATATTTAGATTTGCACAACATATTTTCAACAGGGATATGGCCGTAACCCCAAAACGGAATTGTACATATTGCTATTTTGTAGTGTCTAGAATAGAGAGGATTTACTGTGCCCTAAAGATACGATGGATACATGCATGGTAATACCTTTTTTGTTTAGAATCTTTAGTTTTCCTGCAGTACTGGATGTACCATTGGAGCCTACTTAATGACAATGCATTATAccaattaatgtgtgtgtgtgtgtgtgtgtgtgtgtgtgtgtgtgtgtgtgtgtgtgtgtgtgtgtgtgtgtgtgtgtgtgtgtgtgtgtgtgtgtgtgtgtgtgtgtgtgtgtgtgtgttttatttaaatggtaATTTAGCGACATTGAATTGTcaggcatgttattattattattattatttatttcttagcagacgcccttatccagggcgacttacaattgttacaagatatcacattatttttacatacaattacccatttatacagttgggtttttactggagcaatttaggtaaataatatacacagtatatcGTTAACTTCCATTTACAGCACCACTAAAAATACATTGTTCAATGACTAATACATGTAATGCTTGTGTAATAGCAGCAAACATATCACAGCAATGGCACCAGTGCAGTTTGTCACAAGTTCATGAATTTGTTTCTTCAATCTTCAAGACCGTTAATTTAAGTCTACAAAGATGTTTCATCCACAgcaattgttttctgtttgttaaatcTTTAACGAAAGATATTTTCTTATTAGTATTATTTCGTTTGCATCTTACTTAACTGTAATAAATTATCCTTTGCATTACCTTTACTTTGCTCAGTGTACTTTTGTTTGATGTGGAACGTTTCCTTTCCGCCTCCAGGATGTAATAACATTCACCTCGATTTAGCATTGGTACATTCATTGTACATGTTTTAGAAGCTTTTACAGCAGTCGACCTCAAAGCTGTAAtgcaaaatattgtttaaaaagtaTGTGTTTTGCCTTGTTTTCGATGTTTTTGCTTTATAGGATTTTTCATTTAAAACGTTTCCATAAAAACATAAAGATTTTTCCTATTAAATCAACCATTAAAATTGAGTCGGTGTAACAATACAAACTTTACAACCAAACAAAGCGTTAGGTTATgggtgtaaccctggttccctgaaagagaagacgaccaacaaccaatacttttgggatagcctgccacaggtcagatatttactgagcattttatgtcagagctgctgataggctcaTCCGGGGAGTGACTGatgaatgtatgcggagtagcccagctagctgccaTACAAATATCGGTCAATGAAGCTGCTCTAAAAAGtgcccatgatgtagccactcctctggtagagtgagTGGCCACCCTCCTAGATGGAGGTAGACAGGCATTGGTGTATGCAGTCAAGATTGTGTCCACAATAATcaagtcgctgcttcgagagggcttaaCCTCATACATCAGTTTTGAAAATACCTCCCCTTATAGGCGTACAacgaccttgtggaggaggccctagcattctgcagtgtactgacaactgcgtctgagagcACTAAGGCAGACAGaaggtcccgttcaggggccagacccatagttggagtctgcccggttctgagtgccagagagtgcctctcgtctgactgaggagatccatgcttagcgggatctcccagggttGGCCTTGTAGCAGCTGGcaaaaggtttgaaaaccagattctcctggaccatctgggggccacaaggagaactgtcgccttctctctccggaccttctctaggaaggccgggagcaacggtattggcGGGAACACGTAAAGTAGCGTCCTGGGCCACTCAtgggctagggcgtcgacgcctagtggaccgccGCAGTGGTGGAGGGAGAACCGTAGTGGGCAGTGAGTTGTCTCTGCaatggcaaagagatcgactctGGCCTTCCCTCGAGGGAGATGAACCACCCAGAGGTATAATAACAGGTTCCTTTTTGCCCAGGTCAATAGACGAAAGGCTATGCAGTGCAACCCCGGGCATTTGACATATGCTACTAAAGACACAAATGAACCACTCTCAGttccagcgcatttatgtgcagggatggcACATAAACTGCGAGGCAGTGGAAAAAGAAGCTGAAGGGgtgggatttattttttttgagccACGCACACCGGTGGAGAATCACGcgtctctcttctttttttttttttagtagaggaaaaagacaacacaaaacagcaacgctgtaggctgttgaaaagaaaaaaaattaaaccgaGTGCAGTTGCACAGCATTTATAGCTCAGTCTTCAGAAGCcaagtttctgattccagggaagtggcagtTGGCAGCAATAAAATTGCAGGGGAAATACAAGAAAACTCGTGAGAGCTCTTtcacacagactcaatcacagcaactggagaggttagtataccaaccttacctacctgattgtaAGAAACGAAAGAGAAAgtgatctccgcggagtgactacttaatcctGTGGTAAGCGGGAACAAGGacgtcactccctggaggggcctatcggcagctctgacataaaatgctcagtaaatacctgacctgtggcaggcatatcccaaaagtattggtttgtttgtcatcttcgaattgaaagggaactactgtATTACACAGCTAAATTAACATACATACTATACCTCTTATACCATCCAACAGATGGACAACATATTCTTTAAATATGGTAAGGATCCAAAACTTATTGTGGCAGTCAACAGCTCTGGGAGGAATTAAAAAATGTGGATAAAGCTTGGTTACAAATTAACTTTCACAAATTGTTGTTGGCAAAGATACGTATCCCTTCCATTCAAGTCTATTTACAGAAGGCGATGTCCCATATATAAAATGTTTGGAAATTCAGAGTTGGAGCATTGCCCTATATTCACTGATGGAGTGAGTCATGGCACACAAGTGGAACCCACAGCTCCACTGAGTGGCACTGGGATGCAAAAGGATATCTTGCAACAGAACCGATATATCCTGAAGTTTTAAAGTATCCCAGTGCAGAAaagctaaagaaaaaaagaaacaatacttTAATGGTATAGTGTTAGCCCCTTGTTCTATGTGCTGACTAAATAACACCAGAGCACAAATACCTCATTTAAATATTAGcaagtaaatataaatataacatttctatgctgatgatgctcagattttccattccttccccacctctaactcctccatcccctcccgtatctccccctggatgcactcgcatcacctcaaactcaacctctctaaatctgacctcctttccctcctctgatctctctatctccgttcctctggaatctaccacactctctccctcctcctcagctaagaacctcggagtcaccctggatccctgcctctcttattcccagcacatctccactgtggcacgcacttgccaacttttcctgagcaacatacaaagaatctgacccttcctcaccaactacgccacccagctcctggtactctcccgcctagactactgcaactccctcctggctggcctccctgcgtccgctccagctcatccagcactccgctgctcgcctggtgttctctctgcctcattTCTCCCACgtaactccactggctcccgatcaccgctcgcatccagttcaagactcttgtactagcctacagatgccttgaccagactgcacccagctacctccaggccctcatctctccctacacccccactcgacctctctgctcctcctgcactagaagactggctctacctcctctacgctcccctgcctccagagtccgctccttctccaccctcgccccgcagtggtagaatgaccttcctacagatgtcaggggACTGCccagtctccccccccccccccccccccaatcttccgacgcctcctcaagactcacctcttcagacagcatctgtagaactcctcttttccctctggacacttatcacgcttccttaaatgcactttacttgctcttatctgctccttattttactgcatttaatcctatacttTAGAGTACTGCAATTTGTCAaatgtcatttaatctgtagtattttgtatttaattatatcctgatgtaactgtcattGCTATGTGTTCCGTTATTGAAtcttattttgtcatatacttgtacttgccagaaccaaagtcattgtattttatcttgctcttaattgtattaatacttgtactgtgattctttgaaatgtatttttgtttatgactaagtcaccctgcataagggtgtctgctattaaataaataataataataataactacagatTTCCTATACCAAGAAATACATTCATTTCAAGCTTCTACCTAACCTTGTCAGAATAAAATAAGTAAACATGTGAAAACACCTTTGGAAACAGACACCTGAGGAGGCTTAGTGGTCCAGTTAAGAGAAAAGGGGCTTGCTACCAAAAGGTTCCTGGTTCTAATTCTACCGGTATATGCAAAACGGTCATAACATGAGATATAGAACCAAGCTTACTGGCAGCTTTAGGAATCTCCTTCTAGACCcgctaattaattaaataaaaaaatccaagGCACGATGGCCCTAAATTTTATACTGTGAACAAATTGCACTGTGGAAAATTGGGCACTCACAGCACTACTACACCTCCCTGTTACTAGATGTGGTGATACGGGTTTCAGAAGGCCCTAAAGAATACCTGCAATGTGCAATTAAAGAACACACTCAATGAAATCAGGAAGTACTTGCTCTTTGTTAGTGATTTGACTTTTTATGAATATAGGTACCAAAACACAAGGATGCTAACatcttttttatttacatttttgtttacaatGCCATTTTATCGTACAAACCAAGACAAAGCTAAAACAGATGCTATTACTGCCATTATTCAGAAAAACACTCAGATGTGTAACACAACTACCTTGCGCcttcaattaaaaacagaaatacagcaacaaaaaaaaaaaaaaaaaaaaaaaagagaacacaaTTCTAAAGTATCTAGGGCAATGGCTtctgtcttctttttttaaatgtatggtcaATTCTGAATATGGCGAAGTTCAAATGTACCGGTACATGGTTTGCCTTGCTCAAGAGAGATGCTGCAAATTAGTTGATATGGTCAGAGGCCTGCTAACAACTTTTATAATCCCAGCtttgaaaaacagtaaatacagtaatgtTATCTTGGAagaatttcatattttaaaatttaaaaaaaatcctgtctgtACAATTGTCTGTAATACTTGGAAAGTTGCAAAACATTCAATTAAGTGTCCACATTTAGCTAGTGGAAACAaaccaattaaaacaaacaaaaaaaaaaagactacacaATCTTAAATACTTACCTTCTTAAGAATATCCAACATTATCAAATCAATACAAAAGGTTCAGGAAAAAGCagtcaaaacaaaaaaactgccaaataaatgacatttaaaaaaaatgtaatcatgttTTAGTGTGCAATTTTTTGTGGGTTAAATTCAATGAAACGCTTTTAGATTTGCACTACGCTCTTAAGGTATACAATCTGAATTCTGTTGGAGGCTGAATCTAACCCTCCTGCAAGATACTACTAAATGTTAAATTGTTGTCACCACGTGTTAAAATGTCTGCATTTCTTTGACACTGTCAAGGAAGTTTATGAGCAATTCACTTTTTGCATAGTTGATGGAagtaaaaacagttatttaaaaaaaaacaaaaaaaacaccaacattaCTGCATGGGATATGAGGAAAAGAAGTTGCAGTTTCTAAGAGAGCAAGGACAGAGATGCCACTGCTGAATTTCGAAAAGACCATTCAGGACGTATCACAAAAGATGATTTAAGTATAACCAGCATGACATAAGATTAAACAATACATCTGTATCTTTAAAACACACCATGCATTTGTCTAAAATATATTGGTTTGAAAATGCCTGGTTTTAACTTATTTCTTTTTAGAACTTGAGGATTGGGAGCCAGAGTGAGATGATCCAGAAGACGATCTACGGGGTCTGCAGAAAGACAACAAGAAAGCATGCAAACCAATGAGTGCAAAAAAAATTGTATTCTGAGCTGCCTTAAATCCTCTTCCAAGAACACTCCCAAATCAAATTaacctaaaaaacaaaaacaaaaaaaaaacttcaaaactaCATATTTAAAACAGAACCAACTGTACATACATGATTTAAAGATGCACAGAAGTTATTCACACAGTAAAATCACCAATTACTACCCaacattaaatgtaattaaataaacacatacataaataaaaataaagaaatacaaaatagcaCATGATACACCTATTTTTATTCTACAGAAACCCAAACCTTTCTGTAGACCGTGATCTTGAGCGTCTTTTTTTTCGGTCACCAGAAGACGAAGACCTGGAGCGGCTTCGTTTCTTGCCTCTGTCAGGCGAAGATGACGATGGGGAACTCGAACCTGATCTTTTTCGAGGAGAGGAAGACCCCCTGCGTGACCTGGAGCTGGATCTTGAGGTTCAGGGGATAAATCAGATTTAAACAGATTAATAAAACAGCAGCAAGAAGTCACAATCCACTGCAAAAGTCTGGTTTGAAATTCTACTTTAAGattctattttaatatatatatatatatatatatatatatatatatatatatatatatatatatatatatatatattatttatatatatatatacatatatacacacacacacacacacagtgtacagaaggctcatagtgggaaactatggccccCCGAGGgaagtctgtgtggtccagtggttaaaaagggcttgtaaccaggaggtccccggttcaaatcccacctcagccactgactcattgtgtgaccctgagcaagtcacttaacctccttgtgctccgtctttcagatgagacgtagttgtaagtgactctgcagctgatgcatagttcacacaccctagtctaagtcgccttggataaaggcgtctgctaaataaacaaattattattattattattaaactacaGTTACCAACAAGTGCctataatgcctgaagccgcAGGTAACAATATAGTTCTTGGAGGGAACTAGTTCTTCCCGAGGGGCCTTTAGTTTCACACTATGAGCTGAGGTCTGCAGTCCGCATTtgttatgaatcagtcaagaaagaaATATTTTTGAAGTCCATGGCGCATAATGTTTTTTTGGCATAACTGCGcgtctgactttctcactgcggCATAGAATTCTCAGAGGAGtccattgtatttatttacaccgTCAAGTTGGATTTGtctgaattttaggaagtcagaaaacactgaaagcataGATTTTATGATGATTTCTAGtatttgcagcatctttgttttgtagtatattttgcaATTAATTTTCTGTTGCATCAGAAAATTGCTGTCCAGGAGGTCCAGATGCAGGTTTGTCTGCCATTTTGCATTGTTGTGTAGAGAGAGTTCAGAACGCTCAGTGTGATAtcataatttaaacaaacaaaaaaaaaaaactagtgacCAAAAACAGCATCACGGGAGCACTAGTTGGATCTATTTTTTGTCATGTAATTTCTAAGGTGTCTcgctctctcgcgctctctctctctctcgcgctctctctttTTATAGGTTGGTTTTTCAACTACAAAGAAAAGAATGTCTTCGATCAGCTAGAACAGAACACAAGACTAAAACATTATTCCACATTTTCATCCATAATCTGACAACATGAGCTTCAGTTGGTCCTGGAGTGACAGCATGAGTGTCACTGGAACTAGAACTGTGTTCCTTCTATAGCTTCTGGTCAAAATGTCACAACGGAACATTAGGTGATTTTCTTCAGCAATGCAGGCTCTTTAATGCAACAAATGTTTTTTGCTGGTGCCAGTCTAGGTGTATATTCCACAAGGGTTTAAGGAAGAAAGCAAAGGTTCTCCATCTCCTTTGCCTCCTGACATACTCTCCAAAGCAGAGAGCATGCCACCTCATTCACCTTGATTTAGACCTGCGTGATCGAGCACGATCTCTGGAGCTCGAGCGAGATCCTGATCTGGAACTGGAGGAACTTCTTGATCGGGATCTGAAAAAAGGATAACATATTTTCCAATTCTTGTGAGCTAAGAGACGG
The Acipenser ruthenus chromosome 10, fAciRut3.2 maternal haplotype, whole genome shotgun sequence DNA segment above includes these coding regions:
- the ptger3 gene encoding prostaglandin E2 receptor EP3 subtype produces the protein MMPSVRCGFTEVSNHSSVDTMWDPNNSKSEKVNATKAADCGSVSVAFPLTMMITGIVGNSLALLLVYNSYRKKENKRKKSFLLCIGSLALTDLFGQLLTSPIVVSVYLSNRQWDRIDPSGKLCAFFGVCMTMFGLCPLFLASTMAVERTLAIRTPHWYSNNMRTAITKMALTSIWGCVLVFALLPIVGVGEYTLQWPGTWCFISTGDGQITGNTFFASIFAILGICSLIVTFACNAVTIKALVSRCKAKPAASQSGKQWERLTVETVIQLMGIMCVLFACWSPLLIMMLKMISTQTSSHQCKQTSSSLLQNVELQKDCNFFLTAIRLASLNQILDPWVYLLLREILLRKFCQVANAVSSCSMERNKETPISADSKQQTADMGMIQKQ